A single genomic interval of Lathyrus oleraceus cultivar Zhongwan6 chromosome 7, CAAS_Psat_ZW6_1.0, whole genome shotgun sequence harbors:
- the LOC127107729 gene encoding ferritin-3, chloroplastic, translated as MALSSSKLSLFSPSPLLTHQKNLTSSSSLSFVLSPSSRTKNVKVYATTDSPATLTGVIFEPFEEVKKDYLATPIAANVSLARQNFDNGSEAAINEQINVEYNVSYVYHSLFAYFDRDNIALKGLAKFFKESSEEEREHAEKLIKYQNLRGGRVVLHPIVSPPSEFDHEKGDALYAMELALSLEKLVNEKLLNLHAVADSNNDPQLADFIESEFLDEQVQSIKKISEYVTQLRLVGKGHGVWHFDQALLED; from the exons ATGGCTCTTTCTTCCTCCAAACTCTCACTCTTTTCTCCTTCCCCTCTTCTCACCCACCAGAAAAACCTCACTTCTTCTTCCTCTCTGAGCTTTGTTCTTTCACCTTCTTCAAGAACCAAGAACGTGAAGGTTTATGCTACAACAGACTCACCAGCAACTCTCACTGGTGTCATCTTTGAACCCTTTGAAGAAGTCAAGAAAGATTATCTTGCTACTCCCATTGCTGCCAACGTTTCTCTGGCCCGCCAGAATTTCGATAATGGATCTGAAGCTGCTATCAATGAACAGATTAA TGTTGAATACAATGTTTCCTATGTGTACCACTCTTTGTTTGCGTATTTTGACAGAGATAACATAGCTTTGAAGGGACTTGCTAA GTTCTTCAAGGAATCTAGTGAAGAGGAAAGAGAGCATGCTGAGAAGCTTATAAAGTATCAG AATCTTCGTGGTGGAAGAGTTGTGTTGCATCCTATTGTGAGTCCTCCCTCAGAATTTGATCATGAAAAGGGTGATGCATTGTATG CTATGGAATTAGCACTGTCTTTGGAGAAGTTGGTTAATGAGAAGCTTCTGAATCTTCATGCT GTGGCTGATAGTAACAATGATCCTCAATTGGCTGATTTCATTGAGAGCGAGTTTTTGGACGAACAG GTTCAATCAATTAAGAAGATATCAGAGTATGTGACACAGCTGAGACTAGTTGGAAAGGGTCATG GTGTGTGGCACTTTGATCAAGCTCTTCTTGAAGATTAA